From one Prosthecobacter debontii genomic stretch:
- a CDS encoding alpha/beta hydrolase family protein: MADRDAISEAAAQNNSFIKQAATTVTKPLRAALGMAANQQAQAAMLGSFVSNTDLAPPQLANNVIRDDQGRGMRDANGRLAMNNSQMAIDKMQFQPPGGTPQTVEGWVLPPQPGQPTVVFFGGSNFDRADPGYEKAIQQMAEDAKERGMGFAAFDYPEGVNEEMAHQFVDQVQNHLAQDLGISLDQQAYSGYSQGSHLATFAAANNPDAAGLHITSGFSSARMAQKEGIDKAMGPLASLVEKRQLTETWDNIPLAVDITQRVAGQPVDAKMPISATYDTQEDFGNDNNRHMTPLIDTFRAEGGSVSVQTSSGVDHLDMLDSGAHQTGMRQFMNDTQAYAQNENRQVIGTGTGLVAGDDNAQQAVATPKTSVRDMLRGAADRVSNAASNLKATITDKVDQVKLERLEKQLEKRQNHQAKLDSQLQAMGDLDPRQTRDARLAELQKQYDPTKLGSKQQIDIANEIDEIKAANKLEDRIAKNAAKVDKLGDKVKAQDDKIKLRADRRNAAQNQQQSANVSVG, from the coding sequence ATGGCCGACAGAGACGCAATCAGCGAAGCCGCTGCACAGAATAATTCCTTCATCAAACAGGCCGCTACCACGGTGACTAAGCCGCTGCGCGCGGCCTTGGGCATGGCGGCTAATCAACAGGCCCAGGCGGCCATGCTAGGCAGTTTCGTCTCTAACACGGACCTAGCCCCGCCTCAACTCGCCAATAATGTTATCCGTGACGATCAGGGCCGAGGTATGCGGGATGCCAATGGTAGGCTGGCCATGAACAACAGTCAGATGGCCATTGATAAGATGCAGTTTCAGCCCCCGGGGGGGACGCCACAGACCGTCGAAGGCTGGGTCCTTCCTCCGCAGCCTGGCCAGCCGACGGTGGTCTTTTTCGGCGGTAGCAACTTTGATCGAGCGGATCCAGGTTATGAGAAAGCCATCCAACAAATGGCAGAGGATGCGAAGGAAAGAGGCATGGGTTTCGCTGCCTTCGATTATCCAGAGGGAGTGAATGAAGAGATGGCCCATCAGTTCGTGGATCAGGTGCAGAATCACCTCGCGCAGGACCTCGGCATCAGTCTGGATCAACAAGCCTACTCAGGCTATTCCCAGGGTAGCCATTTGGCGACCTTTGCGGCGGCTAATAATCCTGACGCCGCCGGTTTGCATATCACCTCCGGCTTCAGCTCCGCCCGTATGGCGCAGAAGGAAGGCATTGATAAGGCTATGGGCCCGCTGGCCTCACTCGTGGAAAAACGCCAGCTTACGGAGACTTGGGACAATATTCCCTTGGCCGTCGATATCACTCAGCGGGTCGCAGGCCAGCCGGTGGATGCCAAGATGCCGATCAGTGCTACCTATGACACGCAGGAAGACTTCGGTAATGACAATAACCGGCACATGACCCCGCTGATCGACACCTTCCGGGCCGAGGGGGGCAGCGTCAGCGTGCAGACCTCTTCGGGGGTGGATCACCTAGACATGCTCGACTCGGGTGCACACCAGACTGGCATGCGGCAGTTCATGAATGATACCCAAGCCTACGCACAGAACGAGAACCGCCAAGTGATCGGCACGGGCACGGGACTGGTTGCTGGCGATGATAATGCTCAGCAGGCCGTGGCCACGCCTAAAACCAGCGTGCGGGACATGCTGCGGGGGGCGGCTGATCGTGTCAGCAATGCGGCTAGTAATCTGAAGGCCACCATTACGGATAAGGTGGATCAAGTGAAGCTGGAACGGTTGGAAAAGCAGCTCGAAAAGCGCCAAAATCATCAGGCCAAACTTGACAGTCAGTTGCAAGCCATGGGGGATCTCGATCCCCGGCAAACGCGTGACGCCCGACTGGCGGAATTGCAGAAGCAGTATGACCCGACGAAGTTGGGCTCAAAGCAACAGATCGACATTGCCAACGAAATCGACGAGATCAAGGCTGCTAACAAACTGGAGGATCGCATCGCCAAAAACGCAGCCAAGGTCGATAAACTCGGAGATAAGGTCAAAGCCCAGGACGATAAAATCAAGCTTCGGGCAGATCGCAGAAACGCAGCCCAGAACCAGCAACAATCCGCCAATGTCAGTGTTGGTTAA
- a CDS encoding cyclic nucleotide-binding domain-containing protein, which yields MPSLTPLLANFSANELSLLSSFGDSRGYQAEEVVIRQGDENDHLYLLLKGKLEVYQDVDGMNKKVATLESGDSLGEVSIFDPGPASATVCAATEAEVWLITKDSLDRLHGANPKVAYRLLSRITTCLSKRLRQMNDKVVDLVNR from the coding sequence ATGCCTTCTCTCACCCCCCTGCTCGCCAATTTCAGTGCCAACGAACTCAGCTTGCTTTCCAGCTTCGGTGACTCACGCGGTTATCAGGCCGAGGAGGTGGTCATCCGACAGGGGGATGAAAATGACCATTTGTATCTGCTGCTGAAAGGCAAGCTGGAGGTCTATCAGGATGTCGATGGCATGAACAAAAAGGTGGCCACCCTGGAGTCAGGAGATTCACTCGGAGAGGTCAGCATCTTTGATCCTGGTCCGGCGAGTGCGACCGTGTGTGCCGCTACGGAGGCGGAGGTTTGGCTGATCACGAAGGACAGTCTAGATCGCCTTCATGGCGCCAATCCCAAAGTGGCTTATCGCCTGCTAAGCCGGATCACCACCTGTCTGTCAAAGCGCCTGCGCCAGATGAATGATAAGGTGGTGGATCTGGTGAATCGCTGA
- a CDS encoding serine/threonine-protein kinase → MANTVPSGPGNVAVPPSVGVTSHTLPASGGAEVDFDQTIRIKAPGSGMMAFGRYRLDRVLGRGGMGVVWLAEDTKLERPVALKFLPSLIGLDPAAVKELKTETRRGLELSHPNIVRIYDFVDDEDAAAISMEFVDGKTLSELRMTTEHGVFSVDELSGWLLGVCDALDYAHFQRRLIHRDLKPANIMLTSSDAVAKIADFGIARSLSDTMSRLSAAHIGTSGTLPYMSPQQAMGERPMPTDDVYSLGATIYELLSGKPPFYRGDLPTQINSKIPPSMQERRLELDIGGSDLVPKLWEDAIAACLHKDPAMRPSCAGALAEMLGIRPATVTVRTGSYAAANARAAAESKPARLPLVAAAAAIVLGGSAGAYFLMNGSGEENAPDTPAMASKPADVETTPSEEKENAPEKVVVADMPKAEPDAPPVTAGTTAKPDEAPPTGPEATAPVPAGGLMANTTPTQDSPPASDAGATPTGPATAMAPAQTVPESSSVAGNTTQPAPNTGDAPPPALPNMPGGESAPAPSIVAGGMALSPDAANATSTALASMNPPSPGAATQTFPLPPGVEIPPGSPQLLQPDLPQPPSGFWTMDQIFPVPPFATYSPKGKKYLLYRTQSALKEKGLYTSTLDGEEGKGTHNAIVLFQVREGLVANGLLDVPTLAALSLSAEPDKPDWSAPSGGGGSGGTYRRRQAQKEEPTFLQKTGETFKKLNPFK, encoded by the coding sequence ATGGCAAATACCGTTCCATCAGGACCTGGCAACGTAGCCGTCCCGCCATCCGTGGGGGTCACTTCGCATACCTTGCCTGCGAGTGGCGGTGCTGAGGTTGACTTTGATCAGACGATCAGGATCAAGGCCCCAGGAAGTGGCATGATGGCCTTTGGCCGTTATCGCTTGGATCGTGTGCTTGGGCGTGGTGGCATGGGGGTCGTTTGGTTGGCCGAAGATACGAAGCTGGAGCGGCCCGTGGCCCTGAAGTTCCTGCCCAGCCTGATCGGCCTGGACCCTGCGGCGGTGAAGGAGTTGAAGACGGAGACCCGTCGTGGCCTGGAGCTTTCTCACCCCAACATCGTCCGCATCTATGACTTTGTGGATGATGAAGATGCGGCGGCCATTTCGATGGAGTTTGTCGATGGCAAGACGCTATCGGAACTGCGGATGACCACTGAGCACGGTGTCTTCTCTGTCGATGAACTTTCTGGATGGCTGCTGGGCGTCTGTGATGCTCTAGATTACGCCCACTTCCAACGCCGCCTGATTCACCGGGATCTCAAGCCCGCGAATATCATGCTGACCTCAAGCGATGCCGTGGCCAAGATTGCCGACTTTGGCATCGCCCGCAGTTTATCGGATACCATGAGCCGTCTTTCTGCGGCGCACATTGGCACCAGTGGCACCCTCCCTTACATGAGCCCACAGCAGGCCATGGGTGAGCGACCCATGCCGACGGATGATGTTTATTCTCTGGGAGCGACGATTTACGAACTGCTCAGTGGCAAACCGCCCTTCTATCGAGGAGACCTGCCCACCCAGATCAATTCCAAGATCCCGCCTTCCATGCAGGAGCGGCGTCTGGAGCTAGATATCGGTGGTTCTGACCTCGTGCCTAAACTTTGGGAAGACGCGATTGCAGCCTGCTTGCATAAAGATCCGGCCATGCGGCCAAGCTGCGCAGGTGCTCTGGCGGAGATGCTCGGCATCCGCCCGGCCACGGTGACGGTGCGCACGGGTTCCTACGCAGCGGCCAATGCCCGAGCTGCGGCTGAGAGCAAACCGGCTCGCCTGCCTCTGGTGGCGGCTGCAGCGGCGATTGTCCTCGGAGGCTCTGCGGGGGCCTATTTCCTGATGAATGGCTCCGGTGAGGAGAATGCGCCTGATACCCCTGCGATGGCTTCAAAACCCGCCGATGTGGAAACCACGCCGAGTGAGGAGAAAGAAAATGCCCCTGAAAAAGTGGTGGTGGCTGACATGCCGAAGGCTGAGCCGGATGCCCCTCCTGTGACCGCTGGCACGACAGCCAAGCCCGATGAAGCCCCGCCGACTGGACCTGAAGCCACCGCACCTGTGCCTGCAGGCGGCTTGATGGCGAATACGACGCCGACTCAAGACAGTCCTCCGGCATCAGATGCGGGTGCCACCCCTACGGGACCGGCCACCGCCATGGCCCCTGCTCAGACCGTGCCCGAATCATCCAGCGTGGCAGGGAATACGACGCAGCCAGCACCGAATACTGGAGACGCCCCACCACCCGCCTTGCCGAACATGCCTGGAGGTGAGTCCGCACCGGCACCTTCTATCGTGGCTGGAGGGATGGCCCTCTCGCCCGATGCTGCCAATGCGACCAGCACGGCTCTGGCCTCGATGAATCCGCCTTCCCCAGGCGCAGCCACACAGACCTTCCCTCTTCCTCCTGGGGTGGAGATCCCTCCGGGTAGCCCGCAGCTCCTCCAGCCGGATCTACCTCAGCCGCCCTCCGGTTTCTGGACCATGGATCAGATTTTCCCGGTGCCACCGTTTGCGACCTACAGTCCCAAAGGTAAAAAGTATCTTCTCTACAGGACGCAAAGTGCTCTGAAAGAAAAGGGCCTCTACACCTCCACCTTGGACGGTGAAGAAGGTAAAGGCACTCACAATGCCATCGTCCTCTTCCAGGTCAGGGAGGGATTGGTCGCGAATGGTCTGCTGGATGTGCCGACCCTGGCAGCCCTGAGTCTTTCCGCAGAGCCTGACAAGCCCGATTGGAGTGCCCCTTCCGGTGGTGGTGGTTCGGGCGGCACCTATCGTCGCCGCCAGGCTCAGAAAGAAGAGCCGACCTTCCTCCAGAAGACCGGCGAGACTTTCAAGAAGCTCAATCCCTTCAAATAA
- a CDS encoding AAA family ATPase → MADLEHIRGLPPFLNERIIGQDHVIPKVVPIIQNGELGLSDAGRPKGTFLFLGPTGVGKTEITLLITEYIFKDVNKHCIRLDMSEYQNQESLGLLLGQGEGSRGNLGRFYDRAEGRGVLLFDEIEKAHPRVLDIFLQVLDAGRITVASGETLNLCNFYIVATSNIGADALMELKNSPMATVERFIEDLAAAELRPEVLARFNVRCVFQKLGYNAQKQIANIMLNKELKNLRGKGYELNVGPGVLDLLVAQGVEPRLGVRRMRTTAESNCRHAVREALMAGRPTSGTLVAENGHLVIHP, encoded by the coding sequence ATGGCTGACCTCGAACACATCCGTGGCCTCCCTCCCTTCCTGAACGAACGGATCATCGGCCAAGATCATGTGATTCCTAAAGTCGTGCCCATCATCCAAAACGGTGAATTGGGCTTGAGCGATGCGGGGCGGCCTAAAGGCACGTTCCTCTTTCTCGGCCCCACGGGTGTGGGTAAGACGGAGATCACCCTGCTGATCACCGAATACATCTTCAAAGATGTGAACAAGCACTGCATCCGCTTGGACATGTCTGAATACCAGAACCAGGAATCGCTCGGCCTGTTGCTTGGACAAGGGGAGGGCAGCCGGGGAAACTTGGGCCGCTTCTATGACCGGGCCGAGGGCCGTGGTGTGCTGCTCTTTGACGAAATCGAAAAAGCCCATCCGCGTGTCTTGGACATCTTCCTCCAGGTGCTGGATGCGGGCCGCATCACCGTCGCCAGTGGGGAGACACTCAACCTGTGTAATTTTTACATCGTCGCCACCTCCAACATCGGTGCCGATGCCCTGATGGAGCTGAAGAACAGCCCCATGGCCACCGTGGAGCGTTTCATCGAAGACCTGGCCGCCGCAGAGTTGCGCCCGGAAGTGCTCGCTCGTTTCAACGTCCGCTGCGTCTTCCAAAAACTCGGCTACAACGCCCAAAAGCAGATCGCCAACATCATGCTCAATAAGGAGCTGAAAAACTTGCGGGGCAAAGGCTATGAACTGAATGTAGGCCCTGGAGTGTTAGACCTCCTGGTCGCCCAGGGGGTCGAGCCTCGTCTCGGGGTGCGGCGCATGCGCACGACCGCCGAGAGCAATTGCCGCCATGCAGTGCGCGAAGCTCTGATGGCAGGCCGCCCTACCTCCGGAACACTCGTCGCTGAAAATGGACATCTGGTCATCCATCCGTGA
- a CDS encoding TrbI/VirB10 family protein, with the protein MTKHLQKPAVQMGLLALVVAVAGGAFYLTQRQPAPVNAAPKSAGPQAQTPIEEKTVGLGEKRTASVGSEQQVDKFMVPPAKKAAPPPLIKTQSNSGKQQKAPPFPKLVHIDKPVRQKYQAKEPKLFAPRGLLIKAALVITVDSSSLETPVLALVTEDVYWNRKLILPAGTQVQAKAGQGRTRDRIEVKGTFTFVWADGREYNISGVALDHERLPDGSYGLTDGSAGIRGQIVKNDQYAELKILVAEALEGIMNNKQDQFQTIYGLVPQNTSRNAALGGGSQAASAYSGMLTKKLEQDLDFVRVSAGTQFYIYTQDVFEPELASIAGLAQGNKPTSSWQLAEEAYLRAQSEFAAATSEAEQVSVATRKAEEERRTAERAARVGRLLDSDSGDFSSATPDLSSSPSSTP; encoded by the coding sequence ATGACCAAACACCTTCAAAAACCTGCCGTGCAGATGGGCCTCCTGGCCTTGGTTGTGGCTGTTGCCGGAGGAGCTTTTTATCTGACGCAGAGACAACCGGCGCCCGTCAACGCGGCTCCCAAATCTGCCGGTCCCCAAGCTCAAACCCCCATAGAGGAAAAGACCGTGGGACTGGGTGAAAAACGCACCGCCAGTGTCGGGAGTGAGCAGCAGGTGGATAAATTCATGGTGCCACCCGCTAAAAAGGCTGCACCACCGCCCCTCATCAAAACCCAAAGCAACTCGGGCAAACAGCAGAAGGCACCGCCCTTTCCTAAGTTGGTGCACATCGACAAACCGGTGCGGCAGAAGTATCAGGCCAAGGAGCCCAAGCTCTTCGCACCGCGGGGCCTGCTGATCAAAGCCGCCCTCGTCATCACCGTGGATTCCTCGTCTCTGGAGACCCCCGTGCTGGCGCTGGTCACCGAGGATGTCTATTGGAATCGCAAGCTCATCCTCCCTGCAGGCACTCAAGTGCAGGCGAAAGCCGGCCAAGGACGCACGCGTGACCGCATCGAGGTGAAAGGCACCTTCACCTTCGTGTGGGCGGACGGTCGTGAATACAACATCAGCGGCGTGGCCCTGGATCATGAAAGACTGCCCGATGGCTCCTACGGCCTAACCGATGGTTCTGCGGGTATCCGCGGCCAGATCGTCAAGAACGATCAATATGCGGAACTGAAGATCCTGGTGGCGGAGGCCCTGGAAGGCATCATGAACAACAAGCAGGATCAGTTTCAGACCATCTATGGCCTGGTCCCGCAAAACACCAGCCGCAACGCCGCACTCGGCGGCGGTTCTCAGGCCGCTTCAGCCTACTCCGGCATGCTGACCAAGAAGCTGGAGCAGGACCTCGACTTTGTGCGCGTCAGTGCGGGCACTCAGTTTTACATTTACACTCAGGACGTCTTCGAGCCCGAGTTGGCCAGCATCGCCGGACTGGCCCAAGGCAACAAGCCGACCTCCAGCTGGCAATTGGCCGAGGAAGCCTACCTGCGCGCACAATCGGAGTTCGCCGCCGCCACCTCTGAGGCGGAGCAAGTCTCTGTCGCCACCCGCAAAGCGGAAGAAGAGAGACGCACGGCGGAGCGCGCCGCCCGTGTCGGTCGCCTGCTGGATTCCGATTCAGGCGACTTCAGTTCCGCCACCCCCGATCTCAGCTCCAGTCCTAGTTCCACGCCATGA
- a CDS encoding TraG/VirB4 family ATPase, whose product MAKFVNSYLDEDLIIYRGLSRGGAIGKGYNVEMPDTENTDASWLMSLEDNLRVLLRLIRPELRLQVAWSVDSDYRKELERYRQKTEELPQDRWSTRQREERYRRYDSKIKDHLLRREHLQFYYTSRVQGRTMGGGRQYYEELLQAAKREQAELEEALRQQLGSLGGRVSPMDNMEHFEAFYRYFNPSAFENEALKLEDIYDPSKTVCEMCFNSDAAPYRMGSSTFKMDGFYQGIAVMKTLPKFTYIGMMRQLTQMDILDYQIVANIEAGDVEKDRVSTEKKVARLERGKLTPSLEATLMKLRTRIRRLTTNEVVPYRMHLIVRVWDRNPDVCASKLSALKNSILKLGGAQSYEPTLPTSVRNYWQLCMPGWTWAKYDDFKLYVEDVNLADLLPVSSTPTGDLAEAEAIYDGPRGALVGTTTFVGKEGSMRPEHGIMFGASGAGKSVFTIDLLTQTAPYYDYTAIVEEGLSYNLFTRLYGCKPIIVQPNGNLTFNYFDTRGLPLSSDQLGGATAIAHLMAGPPPDIDKDRIRQALLSKQIERIYVDQFETWAGKNAEGRFEAARRVRIAEEWKRRKMTPGTVLSDAWLDFKAEMIEGNAEAVDINHMEIDPGVIEDYLNNPGNQWDLMSMGYTLMKAEDMPTHSQFVELLNLESRQRRAHEDLGLLRMLLEPWSRTGRYGAILDGVNNVDLSGKVVHFELSYIPESAKELRTVAAFLITNDLRKEIMSRPRSTRKRVILEELSAFLAMPDGDRITREYYERMRKYSCWVFSIIQQFQRIKDHPVRSSVVGNSRVMFMLKQPDQRDVESMSEGFRIPSITKRQVTSFPDPSEMKSDPYASFVYYHEATGRPRIAIGRHQASKEMILASATSGEAFERQNEELKEFGGDAFKMILSQAKSKA is encoded by the coding sequence ATGGCGAAGTTCGTGAATTCTTACCTGGATGAGGACCTCATCATCTACCGGGGTCTCTCCCGGGGCGGCGCCATCGGCAAGGGCTACAATGTGGAGATGCCCGACACGGAAAACACCGACGCGAGTTGGCTCATGTCCCTGGAGGACAACCTGCGCGTCCTGCTCCGTCTGATCCGCCCAGAGCTACGTCTGCAAGTGGCCTGGAGTGTGGACAGTGACTACCGTAAGGAACTGGAACGTTATCGGCAGAAGACGGAGGAACTTCCGCAAGACCGCTGGTCCACCCGCCAACGGGAAGAACGCTACCGTCGCTACGACAGCAAGATCAAAGACCATCTTCTGCGCCGGGAACACCTGCAATTTTACTACACCTCACGCGTCCAAGGCCGCACCATGGGTGGCGGGCGCCAATATTATGAAGAACTGCTGCAAGCGGCCAAGCGTGAGCAGGCAGAGCTGGAGGAGGCCCTGCGCCAGCAGCTCGGCAGCCTCGGTGGCCGGGTGTCTCCCATGGATAACATGGAGCACTTCGAGGCCTTCTACCGTTACTTCAATCCCAGTGCCTTTGAGAATGAGGCCCTGAAGCTCGAAGACATCTACGACCCCTCCAAGACGGTTTGTGAGATGTGCTTCAACAGTGATGCCGCGCCGTATCGGATGGGCTCCTCCACCTTCAAGATGGATGGCTTTTATCAAGGCATCGCCGTGATGAAGACGCTGCCCAAGTTCACCTACATCGGCATGATGCGACAGCTCACGCAGATGGACATCCTGGACTATCAGATCGTGGCCAACATCGAGGCCGGGGATGTGGAAAAAGACCGTGTGTCCACGGAAAAGAAAGTGGCGCGCCTGGAGCGCGGTAAGCTCACGCCGTCCCTCGAAGCCACCCTGATGAAGCTGCGGACCCGAATCCGCCGCCTGACCACCAACGAGGTCGTGCCCTACCGCATGCACCTCATCGTGCGCGTGTGGGACCGCAACCCGGACGTCTGCGCCAGCAAGCTCTCCGCGCTGAAAAACTCCATCCTCAAACTCGGCGGTGCCCAGTCCTATGAGCCCACCCTGCCCACAAGCGTGCGCAACTATTGGCAGCTCTGCATGCCCGGTTGGACCTGGGCGAAATACGATGACTTCAAGCTCTACGTCGAGGACGTGAACCTCGCGGATCTGCTGCCCGTCTCTAGCACGCCGACCGGTGACCTGGCGGAAGCGGAAGCGATCTATGACGGACCTCGTGGGGCTCTGGTCGGCACGACGACTTTCGTCGGTAAAGAGGGCTCCATGCGTCCCGAGCACGGCATCATGTTCGGGGCTTCCGGTGCAGGTAAATCTGTCTTCACCATCGACCTTCTCACGCAGACCGCGCCTTACTACGACTACACGGCCATCGTGGAAGAAGGTCTGTCGTATAACCTCTTCACCCGCCTCTACGGCTGCAAGCCCATCATCGTGCAGCCGAACGGTAACCTGACTTTCAACTACTTCGACACGCGCGGCCTACCTTTGAGTTCAGATCAACTCGGGGGAGCCACTGCAATCGCTCACCTGATGGCGGGACCGCCGCCAGACATTGACAAAGACCGCATCCGCCAGGCACTCCTCTCCAAACAGATCGAGCGCATCTACGTGGATCAGTTTGAAACCTGGGCAGGAAAAAATGCTGAAGGCCGCTTCGAGGCCGCCCGGCGGGTGCGCATCGCGGAGGAGTGGAAGCGCCGCAAGATGACTCCCGGCACCGTCTTGTCAGATGCTTGGTTAGACTTCAAGGCCGAGATGATCGAAGGCAACGCCGAGGCCGTGGACATCAATCACATGGAGATCGATCCTGGCGTGATCGAAGACTATCTCAATAACCCCGGCAACCAGTGGGATCTGATGAGCATGGGCTACACGCTCATGAAGGCGGAGGACATGCCCACACACAGCCAGTTTGTGGAGCTTCTGAATCTGGAAAGCCGCCAGCGCCGCGCTCATGAAGACCTCGGGCTGCTGCGCATGCTGCTGGAACCCTGGAGCCGCACCGGCCGCTACGGCGCCATTCTCGATGGCGTCAACAACGTCGATCTCAGCGGGAAAGTGGTGCACTTCGAGCTCTCTTACATCCCCGAGTCGGCCAAAGAGTTGCGCACCGTCGCCGCCTTCCTGATCACCAATGACCTGCGCAAGGAGATCATGAGCCGACCACGCTCCACGCGTAAGCGCGTCATCCTGGAGGAGCTCTCCGCCTTCCTGGCCATGCCGGATGGGGACCGCATCACCCGTGAGTATTACGAACGTATGCGTAAATACTCTTGCTGGGTCTTCTCCATCATTCAGCAGTTCCAGCGTATCAAAGACCACCCGGTGCGCTCCTCCGTGGTGGGAAACTCCCGCGTCATGTTCATGCTGAAGCAGCCTGACCAGCGTGATGTGGAGAGCATGAGTGAAGGCTTCCGCATCCCCTCCATCACCAAGCGTCAGGTCACCAGCTTCCCCGATCCCTCGGAGATGAAGTCGGACCCCTACGCCTCCTTCGTCTATTACCACGAAGCCACAGGCCGCCCACGCATCGCCATCGGTCGCCACCAGGCCTCCAAGGAGATGATCCTGGCCTCCGCCACCTCTGGAGAAGCCTTTGAGCGACAGAATGAAGAGCTCAAAGAGTTCGGGGGAGATGCCTTCAAGATGATCCTGAGTCAAGCCAAGTCAAAAGCATGA
- a CDS encoding RNA polymerase sigma factor, with the protein MNPQTHHGAFPMTRWSVVLTLRDEGDAPRGRLALDELCRIYWRPVYSYARYQGLSPSDAEDLTQSFFSYALEKDLFSAADSTLGKMRNYLLTAFGRHIKHWQRQNNAQKRGGGRDIISIEASQAENEITIDPADHRTPESIYQRLCALRIIEAAVDQLAIEQTEAGKGEQFNLLRSRLDPSQAGSGNDAELAAQLGLSHDAVRQSISRLRKRFREIMRDLVAATLSDPSEESVQEELSALRNALVS; encoded by the coding sequence ATGAATCCCCAAACCCATCATGGTGCATTCCCAATGACCCGATGGAGCGTGGTGCTTACGCTCCGCGATGAAGGCGACGCCCCCCGTGGACGACTGGCCTTGGATGAGCTCTGTCGGATCTATTGGCGGCCGGTTTATTCCTATGCCCGCTATCAGGGCCTCTCGCCAAGTGATGCCGAGGACCTGACTCAGAGCTTTTTCAGTTATGCCCTGGAGAAAGATCTGTTTTCAGCCGCCGACTCCACCCTGGGCAAAATGCGCAATTACCTGCTGACCGCCTTCGGTCGCCACATCAAGCACTGGCAGCGCCAAAACAATGCCCAGAAACGTGGTGGAGGGCGGGACATCATCTCCATCGAAGCCTCCCAGGCTGAGAATGAGATCACCATCGACCCCGCAGACCATCGCACGCCGGAGAGCATCTATCAGCGCCTCTGTGCCCTGCGCATCATTGAGGCCGCCGTCGATCAATTGGCCATCGAGCAGACTGAGGCCGGAAAAGGTGAACAATTCAATCTGCTGCGCAGTCGGCTAGACCCCTCCCAGGCGGGCTCCGGCAACGATGCTGAACTAGCGGCGCAGCTGGGCCTCAGCCATGATGCCGTGCGCCAGTCCATCTCCCGGCTGAGGAAGCGCTTCCGGGAGATCATGCGTGACCTTGTGGCGGCCACTCTGTCAGATCCCAGTGAAGAATCGGTGCAGGAGGAGCTCTCCGCGCTGAGAAATGCCCTGGTGAGCTAG